The sequence TGGCATCATTAAACATGACCCCACCGCAGCCATTGAGCTGTAGGTCAATGAACCCAGGGGCCGCTGCCCAGCCCTGCCCATCTAGCCGAGGCAGGTCAGTGGTCAGCTGGATCTCGGGCACCACATCGACAATGCCTGAACCATCAATCACCAGGGCGTGGTCGTGTAACACCTCGCTGCCGGTGTAAAGAGTGCAGTGGGTGAGTGCGTAAAGACGGTGGTTAGAATCCACCCAGGGGTCAGAACTCTTGCCCTTAGCCAATGTTGTAAACCCAGAGGACATGACTATGCTCCGCCCTTTTCATGTGGCGTTTCCAGTGTACGACCTAGCGAGCACGCGTCATTTCTATGAAACGGTGCTGGGCTGTACGGTGGGGCGCACCTCCCCCACCTGGATTGATTTCAATCTATTTGGCCATCAAATTACGGCCCACCTGGTGACTGAGCTGCGGTCCACAGTCCCCACTAATGCAGTCGATGGTCGTGGAGTACCGGTTAGCCATTGGGGGGTGATTCTGACCCCTGCTGAGTGGCACACTTTGGCCGATCGTCTGCGCCAGGCCCAGGTCAAGTTTTTAATCGAACCCTATCAGCGCTTTGTGGGCCAGGTAGGAGAGCAATCGACGCTGTTTATTGTTGACCCTAGCGGCAATGCCCTAGAGTTTAAGGCCTTTGACCATGACGAGAGCATCTTTGCCCCAGCCCAGGAGAGATAGAAGAGAGAGGAGTTGGTGAGGGTCATAACAGAGGCAACCACTGCTTAGCGCTGCCACCGCTGCCCTCGATAGATGCCCTCTACCTGGTTGGGCGTATCAGCTGATGCCTTAGTAGTCGGCTTCGCTAAGCGATAGCGAATCCCTCGATAGGTGAGTTCGTCGCCGTGTTCATCGGCGCTGCTGGGCGCGTCAGAAGAGGTCGTAGAAGATGGCTCCAAAGCTGAGGCGGCTGGTGGTGTTGACCCTGTTGTCTTTTGTGGTGTCTCTAGGGTCGTGATAGCGATATCTGTTCCAAGGGGTGGCAGGGGGCGATCGGTCAGATTGGCGGCTTCGAGCGCCCAAATTTGCCGCTGTAGGCCATACAGCGCCGCTAGCAGCCCTACCAACAGCAGTTGCCAGGGGGCTTCTACTAGCCCAACCACGATTAATCCGAGGGCCGAGAAAATTCCAACTGCGGTTGCCAGTAGGGCGATAAAAACCATTGGGTTCCCCTAAAACAGGCTCATTACGGTCGTCAAGCGCTACCCCTCAAGCGCTACCCCTACAGTACTGGACAGTCCCCGGACTTGTCATCCTCCATTGACCTGCCTCAGCTTGCCGAACTAGCCATGCCTAAAAATTGGCCTAAAAACAAAGGGTAATTAAGGTTGATTAAGGCCAATCAGGGTTGATACCAAATTTGAATTGCATAACCCCGAGTCCCAAAAGGCCAAGCTATAGGGTCGCATGGCATGTACCCTGCCGAACCGGGGGTAACCAAACAGGATTCAGTCTGATACAGATGTCTAACCGGTTACTAAAACAAAAGCCTTGCAAGGTTTTGACTCCTGCAGGGCTTTTGTTTTAGTGAAATGTAACCGATACCCCCAGGGGAATTCGAATCCCCGTCGCCTCCGTGAAAGGGAGGTGTCCTAGGCCTCTAGACGATGGGGGCCTGTTTTTTTCGACATTTCTCAGTATAGGGAAAAGGTACACCCTTTTAAAGGATTATTAAAACAAAAGCCTTGCAAGGTTTTGACTCCTGCAAGGCTTTTGTTTTAGTGAAATGTAACCGATACCCCCAGGGGAATTCGAATCCCCGTCGCCTCCGTGAAAGGGAGGTGTCCTAGGCCTCTAGACGATGGGGGCCTGTTTTTTTCGACATTTCTCAGTATAGGGAAAGGGTACATCCTTGTCAAACTAGTCTGATTTTTTTTTGGGAGGCCGTTTGTCGTCCGCTTACTCTACCCCTCCAAAGCCCGGTTCAAGGGAACGCGGTTCAAAGAGAATTTGATGGCTAGGACTGCTGAACGGTATACCTGGCGCGATCTGCATTGGCCCAGGCCCACCGTAATCCCTGGCTCGGGTGACGTCCGGCAATGCCAACCGAGGCCTGAATCTGGCTGGTCTCCAGAGCTTGTTCTAGGCGCTGTTTGATGTGCTCTCCTTCGACGAGGGCACAATCTACACAGAGCATGGCAAATTCGTTGCGGCTGATGCGAGCCAGAATATCTTGCTTGCGAGTTAGTTGCCTGAGTAGCGCCACGATTGGCTGCAAGAGCTGGTCTGCCCCAGCCTGGCCCTCAGGTTCGCTGGCAGCCCTGAGCCCTGCTACATCCACAACGATGATACAGGCGGGATAACCATAGATGGTGCAGCGCTCTTCTTCCTTATCAAGCAATTGATCCCAGCCACGGCGGTTGTATAGCCCGGTGAGCACATCAGTGAGGGCCTCGATTTGCAGGTGCTCTGCCAAGCGAGTTTGCTCGGCGGCTCTCATGTCAGCGTGAAGAATGCGGCTGAGCAGCTGCGCCAGTAGCTCAATTAGGGGTAGCTCGTGCTGAATGACAGCAGGCTGCGGAACCGGGTCTATGGCGCAGAGGGTGCCGAATAGCGAGCCGTCTTCGTTGACCAGAGGTACCCCGACGTAGGC is a genomic window of Nodosilinea sp. E11 containing:
- a CDS encoding VOC family protein, with product MTMLRPFHVAFPVYDLASTRHFYETVLGCTVGRTSPTWIDFNLFGHQITAHLVTELRSTVPTNAVDGRGVPVSHWGVILTPAEWHTLADRLRQAQVKFLIEPYQRFVGQVGEQSTLFIVDPSGNALEFKAFDHDESIFAPAQER
- a CDS encoding diguanylate cyclase domain-containing protein, with amino-acid sequence MKPLPSIDASQLLDFSTAAMAVLTYLHDRLGFDLWMVTRTEGNDWIVLQANDQGYGVKAGDVFSWTDSFCSRMIEGEGPRIAPCSDAVAAYAQAPIGQQVKIGAYVGVPLVNEDGSLFGTLCAIDPVPQPAVIQHELPLIELLAQLLSRILHADMRAAEQTRLAEHLQIEALTDVLTGLYNRRGWDQLLDKEEERCTIYGYPACIIVVDVAGLRAASEPEGQAGADQLLQPIVALLRQLTRKQDILARISRNEFAMLCVDCALVEGEHIKQRLEQALETSQIQASVGIAGRHPSQGLRWAWANADRARYTVQQS